atcattctgccggcttttgacggtgcgccactgataccagtgcgcagggtcaagagcttgggggtgctactggaatcctcgctatcaatggaggcccagatagccgccaccgcaagatccgccttctttcatcttaaaagggcgaggcagttggctcccttcttggaacgcgacgacctagcaactgtgatccacgcaacggtcacctcaagattagactactgcaatgccctctacatggggctgcccttgtgtcgaacgcggagactccaggtagtgcagaatgcggcggccaggctgctagcgggactacctagatgggaacacgtgcagcctgtgctgcgggatctgcattggctgccggttgtctaccgtgttcgctataaggtgctggttatcacctttaaagccctatatggccgaggacctgcctacctacgggaccgcctctccccatatattccccagagagcactaagatccagctcccaaaaccttctacaaatccctgggccaaaagaggccagacttaagataacccgggagcaagccttttcactaatggcccctcgttggtggaaccaactcccagagatggtgcgagccctgcgggatctgaatcagttccgcagggcttgcaaaacccatctttttcagctctcatttggaacaggacctgaccaaactgactaactatcgtaattttagcccctttatgttgaaattggaactgatgtatgacaatatgtaaactatgaccgacagaaatatagcacctatttctacctactttatatttttatatcttttaatctcctattctcttatttttatatttttaaactttattaattcatgtaattgtattatttaaaccattgctgtctattttaaccgaatcatgcttgtcatgtctgtgagccgccctgagcccgccttctggtgggggagggcgggatataaaaataaagtttgctttgctttgctttgctttgctatctccagtacctggcactACATTTGACAGCAGACATGGTCTGGTCTGACAAAgaaacatttatgtcagatgtagccctcataacaaatgaatttggcaCCTCCAATTTAAGGTATTAGCTATCACATAGAAAGCCCTATATGGGCTTGGTCTCTCATATCTGTGGGACCGCTTCTCCCTCTATGCTCTGCCATGACAGCTTCCCTGACCTGAGCAGGGCtttctgcaggtgccaccctgcaaatgtgCAAATTAACAACTGCTCATACACATGCATTCTTTGCTGTGgccctggctttctgcaaattgTGCAGAACTAAATTATTCAAGATGGCAATTTGCCCAGGAGATAGGGCTGCACTTTAACAATACATTTCAGAAGCAAGCTCCTGGTAACAGATTATAGACTGTAGACCATATGGCTATGCATAGCTTGTACAATCTGTTGCTGTAGACAGGTTTCTGCTATGTAACTTTTGCATTTGTTTAATGTGCCAGGTTAATACTTCTGCTGTGCTTCACCTCTAGTTAGTTTCCACATTTTTACAAGGCAGATACTATTGCATCGTCTATTAGATGTCCCAGTCTATTGATTGCAATGGCTTTTCTGGGTAACCCGCCTTCAATCCCAAAcagaaaagcaggctataaaaaGGTAAACAAACAAGTTCaaacccctccctttctttgcctACTATACAGCAGCTCAAATCCGACCTCCCCAACAACACGCGTAATACAAGCATGTCAGCTAACTGCCTGTTTTTGTATTTGTTTCATTTCAGCTGGTTCGCTTTTCCacagccataccttttaccagtagtcaaAAACTCCAACTCAAGAATCTTCTTAACGATAAGAATCCTCAGGTTACatgcaaattagcaaaatttggctggcttgccacaagaataagaaaaactcaaaaattcaatcaggaaatggctaaacaccttttgccaatctgtttgctgtaactgacAAGTTCTGTTATATTTGTCTTATAAAAGTATTTTATGCCTTATGTACGATTTTAaggtcattcagttttaattctgtatgattttactgttttaaatgctggtttaggcTGCGGATAAACTAAACAACATATTCAGCTGGTTCGCACACGCGGGCATCACAACTGCCAGTTGCAGTTGGGAAAGTCCCCCACACACCGTATGGGGAGCCAGCGGCAGAGAGAGGCTCTTTCCTCCCCGCTAGCCTTGCTTTGGACACGAAGAAACAGCCGACGCTTGCCTCCACCGCCTGCCCGCTCGGCTCCCAAACTCTGTGGGCAACGTCACGGGCCCAGGCGACGGAAAACCGAGTAAGAGCTCGACCCAGAGCGAAAGGGAAAGGGCAACTATTGGTCTTTGCGGGATGCCTTAATCCACTCCTTCATCCATACCTGTCCCTCAGGCGCCCGCTTTTCCTCGCCCTCAGGCCGCGGTCATCCAACGCAGAAAAACTCCAATGGCGGCACCACCGCCACTCTAGACGCACATCGCCGCCACTGGGCAAGCGCGGACATCCGGATGCGGACGGGCGGAGAGAGTGAGGCACTGGCCAATCCACTGCCAACGATACACAGATGAGGAATAGTAATTGGCTAATAGGCCACAATAGGGGCGGGCTTACTCTTTGCCCCGCCTCTATCGTTCCCCGAGCGCCGGAAGGCATTCTACTACTTCCGGgtgaaaaataaaaaatgcttatTTTTAAGTTTGTGTTTAGAGTTTCTATTCTTTGTCTACGCTGCTCTTGAAACCGAGGGGTGCCTATCACAACGAGTTAAAAAATGTTTCCGGTGACAAAGCCTGGCTCCTTCCCTTTAAGGCATCTCCTGTTCTTCTGCCGCAGCCTGAAGGGGGCATCAGTTCCAGAATCTGTTTGCAATTCCTGAAAGAGGCGATGAGATTCTCAAATAAAGAAAAGtgcctctgagcatctgcagAATATCTGAAGAAATAAGCAGTGCCACGCCTTTTGTTAAAAGATGCTAcagggctcttgctcttttctacatttGCAAAGTAGAAAACGGTGCTCCCTTGCGACTACCGCTTCCTCGCTGTGTTGGCTTTAAGGTTCCACCAGTCTTCAGACTTCACACTaatgttgccagctccaagttgagaaataccgggagaggggggtggagcctgagggcggAGTTTGtgcaggggagggacttcagtggggcataataccatagagtccaccttccaaagtggccgtttcctttaggtgaactgatctgtcacctggagatgagttataatagagatctccagctgccacctggaggctggcaaccctacttgactcTCAGTCCCTCATGTTCTTGGAAGACATGCACAGGAGGGAAGGAGCAGCTGCATGACCTAGATTAGAGGAAGAataagctgaaactgaatccggatAAAGTGGGATACTGCTGGTCAGGAAAGCTGCTGCTTGAGGTGAGCTTTTGCTTCCCACAAGTAGGTGAAGTATGACTCTATGAAGAGCTCAGTGGCTAGATCCTGACCTAATCTACTGAAAAGGACAGCAAAACAATTTTTAGAAGTGCATTCCTTTTACAGTATGTAACTCCGACTTCTTTGCAGGGAATTTTAATGTGAATCTCCACCAGCATTTTAATTTGTGCAGTCCATACTACCACTTCATTGTCCTGCACTTGTAAACCAGGCCATAGACTTGGGGATCAGAACTGTCAAGCACACCTTCCCCATGTTGGAAGAGCCATGCAGAGCCATTTCCCAAAGTGAAGGAGGGAAAGCCACTCAGCCAACACACAAGAAAAAAGATTTTCTGAGAGGAAGGCAGCTTACATAAGCACAGGGAGTTTGCCTGCATAAGCCACTTTTGTACCGGTTTCCATAAAATGCACTTGAATCATCAAGTTTGTTTTCAGCAATTCATGTTTGTTTGTTGCTAGTAGAAAAGCAGGTCTTGCATTAAGTAATAAACTCACAGTGCCCCTGGATCTCATTAGGTTGTTTTTCCTACTGGCCAGTTATCTTTCTCTCATATGTGCCACTTAAATGGTTTATGCATTTCTTTCTTGTGGTTTGAATGAAACTCCTACATTGCCTAGAGAACCAATGTAGCTAGATTTGGACTATTGTTTATTTAATTAGGTTTATTTAATTAGATTTTCACACTACCTCCTGTGAAACAGGGCTCAGGTTGATATACATCAATAAAATCATTTACATAATACATTCACGATTAAAACAATAGCAaagcataatttaaaaaaaaattaaagcatatATTTGATttaagtgcccccccccctcgctttctacCCTCATATCCACAAGCAAGGCCATCCACACTTAAAAGGAGTTTAGAGGATCATTTGTGTCAATGTCCTTAACTGATAACACAGGGAAAGATGGGATAGGGGGAATCTCACCTCTTTGTGTTTAATACCAGCTTCACACTTTTAGGCATGTCCTGGAATTACACGTGGCTATACTTGTCCTTGACTGATGAACAAAATTTCTTTATGGTCAAACATCCAGGTCACTGAGACTCCTTCCTCACAGAACTGAAGATCCCTCACCCCGCAACTTGTGGCATGTCCAGGTAGGGTCAAGTGTCAACATGAATTttctttattattgttattactttGTGCAAACGCAATTGGACAGCTTGTTACAAAACCAAGGCATCAGGAAAGTGCATTTTTCATAAAATCTGCACAGCACTGAGGCAGTCTTGAGCCTCACAGCTGTGCAGCGTTTCCCAGGCTTAGGACATGAGTTTTCATTATCTAGTATAATGAAGGGACCAGTAGGTAAGTAAGGAATTGTTAACTGGCACAGAAACCTTGATCTTCATGCCCTCCAAAGAAGAGCCATCAGCAGCATCTTAGCAATGAGCTACTGACTACAAGGGATCTTTCctaggtggtggtggtgtttaaGTGTTTCTGTCTGTGTATGTATGAGAAGGGAAACTCCAAAGGGCCAAGTGTGAACTGGTCCCCTCCCATCCGTCATGGGACAAGAAGGGGCTTCCAAGGTCTCGCTGCATTGCCAAGCCCCTCAAAGAAGCTTCCCCACTCCAACTCTGGGCAAAAGACTTGTGCGCCAGTTCAGGGACAAATGCACCCACCAGAAGGTTAGTTTCAAAGAAGCTGAAAGGAATAGGATGGCACAGCAACAAAAGGGCAGACCACTTTAAAGTCTGTTTCCCAGAGACAAGACTGTCCCATATTCAGGCTCTACAAAATGGGCTATAATACGCAGCCAGGAGAGAACACTGGAGAACAGGCAAGAGGGATGAGGAAGGAACATGAAGCCCTGGCTTCCTTCCATTTGTCCAGGGCTTTCCACAATCTACAATACCAGCTCAAGTGCAAAGGGCAGCACTGGACAGATTTGCTAAAGAGGCACTCCTTTTGCCCAAGGAAGTCCACTGCCCTGAGCAGTGGGGGTAGGGGGAATGCAGCAGTACTGAAAGGAAAGATCAAAACGCAGTTGTGCAGGGCGACGACACTTCAATAAGCACCTTCATTGTGGGGACACTACATCGCACCCCCTCAGTGTGCCCACCATCCTCATGCTCCTTCCTTTAAAACAACAGAGTGCCGCAACCGGGACATACACATACATCCCCCAAAGGATCTCTGGAAACATCTTGACGCCTTTCCCCTGCCTTGAGGCAGCTCCTGTTTTTTTGTAATTCAGCTAAAGGCAGCAGCAACCTGGAAGGCAGGCTGATGAAGATCCTTCTTATTCCTTCGGCCCTCCTGTCTGTCTTTTTGTCCCCTTCCCTGGCCTACAGCCAGTTCTTAAAGGCAGCTAAGTGGCATCACTGCTCCTTGTCCCACTGCCTAGACTTGAGACAGTCACTGCGCAGCAGGCGGAAGAAAAGCACCGTGTTCATCAGGGTTATGATGGCCACGCCCACAATGCCCACCATGTAGGTGGCTGGTGGGATGTTCTCCCGATTGAGAACAAGCCAGCGGGTCATCCAAGCAAGGGTGCTGATGCGGAAGACTATATAGGTGCCCAAGTTGATCAGTCTGGTGATGTGGTAGTAAGGAGTGTGCGACAAGCCGGCCATGCGCAGGATGGTTCGCAGGTGCAGGAAGACAGAGTTGAtctccaccagcagggccaccaTAGCAAAACCAACGTAGCGGTGGACCACAAAAGCTAAGCCAAAACAGACAATCACCTGAAAGACAGGGCAAGAAGTTAGTCgggactaaaggtaaaggtagtcccctgtgcaagcaccagtcgttttcgactctggggtgacgttgctttcacaacgttttcacggcagactttttacggggtggtttgccattgccttccccagtcatctacgctttccccccagcaagctgggtactaattttaccgacctcggaaggatggaaggctaagtcaaccgtTCTAttagttcatatgaacatatgaagctgccttatactgaatcagacccttggtccatcaaagtcagtattgtcttctcagactggcagcagctctccagggtctcaagctgaggtttttcacacctgtttgcctggacccttttttggagatgccggggattgaacctgggaccttctgcttcccaagcagatgctctaccactgagccaccgtccctccctggagacggctacctgaaccagctttcgctgggatcgaactcaggtcgtgagcagagggctctgactgcagtactgcagctttaccactgtgcgccacggggctacTAGTCAGGACTACAGTCCCTGAAAGACAGACTGCTAGCAGCAACTAACTGTAAGCAAGACAGGGACTGCTTTGAGCACTCGCCAGACGTTCAGCTGAATCTTTCAGCCCCTGCTGGTCTCAGCTGAACAACAGCCCACCCCACTTCTCTATAGCCCAGATCTCAGCAACGGAGGCCGAAGGTGGGATCAAAGGGGAGGTGAAGGACTGGAAGGCGCTTTGGTCTGTGTCCAAACATAAAGGCTGAAAAGATCCATGCATTTGGAGGGCGTTTCCACAacctgttcttatgttc
The Heteronotia binoei isolate CCM8104 ecotype False Entrance Well chromosome 18, APGP_CSIRO_Hbin_v1, whole genome shotgun sequence genome window above contains:
- the TLCD2 gene encoding TLC domain-containing protein 2, with protein sequence MELLVLAGSVTAFRLLNVGLERLVPPPAQHNRWKWLNIWTSLVHSLLSSAGALLGFYFHPQMAEDLIDTHLPMAHRLLGVSVGYFLQDFIDMMCNQKVCQCWELLFHHSVVIVCFGLAFVVHRYVGFAMVALLVEINSVFLHLRTILRMAGLSHTPYYHITRLINLGTYIVFRISTLAWMTRWLVLNRENIPPATYMVGIVGVAIITLMNTVLFFRLLRSDCLKSRQWDKEQ